A single genomic interval of Nocardioides nitrophenolicus harbors:
- the ybaK gene encoding Cys-tRNA(Pro) deacylase: MAKRKPGGGTPATTVLASAGVAFTVHEYDHDARAESYGGEAAEALGIAPERVFKTLFADVDGALVVGVVPVSGQLDLKALARAVGGRKAAMADPRAAERATGYVVGGISPLGQRKTHPTVVDESALTHPTVFVSGGRRGLDLELSPAELVRLTAARVAAIGR, translated from the coding sequence ATGGCGAAGCGCAAGCCGGGCGGGGGTACGCCGGCCACCACCGTGCTCGCGTCGGCCGGCGTCGCGTTCACCGTGCACGAGTACGACCACGACGCCCGCGCGGAGTCCTACGGCGGCGAGGCGGCCGAGGCGCTGGGCATCGCCCCCGAGCGGGTCTTCAAGACCCTGTTCGCCGACGTCGACGGCGCGCTCGTGGTGGGGGTGGTGCCGGTCTCGGGGCAGCTCGACCTCAAGGCGCTGGCGCGGGCCGTCGGGGGGCGCAAGGCCGCGATGGCCGACCCGAGGGCCGCCGAGCGGGCCACCGGCTATGTCGTGGGGGGCATCTCCCCGCTGGGTCAGCGCAAGACCCACCCCACCGTCGTCGACGAGTCCGCGCTCACCCATCCCACGGTCTTCGTGTCGGGCGGGCGCCGCGGACTGGACCTCGAGCTCAGCCCTGCGGAGCTGGTGCGGCTGACGGCTGCTCGGGTCGCGGCGATCGGTCGCTAG
- a CDS encoding RluA family pseudouridine synthase — protein sequence MSAVDHRSLPVPDSLDGERVDVAMAQLFGVSRTRAAELIAQDLVVLDGAPVGGKSERVLGGSVLDVSIPAEADPLEVVPELVEGIKIIHDDDAIVVIDKPVGVAVHPSPGWRGPTVVGHLAGAGFRISTSGAKEREGIVQRLDVGTSGVMVIAKSEHAYSVLKNAFRRRTVDKTYHALVQGHPDPLEGTIDAPIGRHPRFDYKFAVMEDGRHSVTHYETLEAHRFASLLEIHLETGRTHQIRVHMSALKHPCVGDLTYGADPVLARRVGLERQWLHAVKLGFEHPETGAYVEYESTYPADLAHALEVIRDAH from the coding sequence ATGAGCGCCGTCGACCACCGCAGCCTGCCGGTCCCCGACAGCCTCGACGGCGAGCGGGTCGACGTCGCGATGGCGCAGCTGTTCGGCGTCTCGCGGACCCGGGCGGCCGAGCTGATCGCCCAGGACCTGGTGGTGCTCGACGGCGCGCCGGTGGGCGGCAAGAGCGAGCGGGTGCTCGGCGGCTCCGTGCTCGACGTCTCCATCCCGGCCGAGGCCGACCCGCTGGAGGTGGTCCCCGAGCTGGTCGAGGGGATCAAGATCATCCACGACGACGACGCCATCGTGGTGATCGACAAGCCGGTCGGCGTGGCGGTGCACCCGTCGCCGGGCTGGCGCGGTCCGACCGTGGTCGGCCACCTCGCCGGGGCCGGCTTCCGGATCTCGACCTCCGGGGCCAAGGAGCGGGAGGGCATCGTCCAGCGACTCGACGTCGGCACGTCGGGCGTGATGGTGATCGCCAAGTCCGAGCACGCCTACTCGGTGCTGAAGAACGCCTTCCGCCGCCGTACGGTCGACAAGACCTACCACGCGCTGGTCCAGGGCCACCCCGACCCGCTCGAGGGCACCATCGACGCGCCGATCGGCCGGCACCCGCGCTTCGACTACAAGTTCGCGGTGATGGAGGACGGCCGACACAGCGTCACCCACTACGAGACGCTCGAGGCGCACCGCTTCGCGAGCCTGCTCGAGATCCACCTCGAGACCGGCCGGACCCACCAGATCCGGGTGCACATGAGCGCGCTCAAGCATCCCTGCGTCGGTGACCTGACCTATGGCGCCGACCCGGTGCTGGCGCGCCGCGTCGGCCTCGAGCGGCAGTGGCTGCATGCCGTCAAGCTGGGCTTCGAGCACCCCGAGACCGGTGCGTACGTCGAGTACGAGTCGACCTACCCCGCGGACCTCGCGCACGCGCTCGAGGTCATCCGTGACGCCCACTGA
- the dnaE gene encoding DNA polymerase III subunit alpha: protein MAADAGDFVHLHVHTEYSMLDGASLLDGLFTRVNDLGMSAIAMTDHGNLHGAYDFYSKAKKYGVQPIIGIEAYITPGTQRGERRRVRWGQSNTADAAEEGGNDVAGGGAYTHMTMWAESTEGMHNLFRLSSRSSLEGYYFKPRMDKEILAEHSKGIIVSTGCPSGAIQTRLRLGQWDEAVREAAELQDIFGKESVFLELMDHGISIEKRVRDDLLRLGKELGIPPIATNDSHYNNPEDADAHDALICVASGKRLSDPNRLKFDGGGYYIKSAAEMRELWADRFGMPQACDNTVAIAERCSVEFTESTGGYMARADIPAGETEESWFRKEVWRGIEARYPGDKLTQEVKDRVEMELGVVSQKGYCGYYLVVADFIQWSKRNGIRVGPGRGSGAGSIAAYALSITDLCPLEHGLFFERFLNPERPSMPDFDIDFDDARRGEVIQYVSEKYGAERVAQIATFGRLKAKAAIKDAARVLDHGFAIGDKITKAMPPDVMGKGVPLKEIFNPEHKRYNDGGEFRALYESDADVRTIYQTAVGLEGQIRNWGVHAAGVIMSSEPLIDIVPIMARPQDGAVITQFDYPMCESLGLVKMDFLGLSNLRILEDALVNIKANKGEDVVLEELGFDDKATYELMGRGDTLGVFQLDGGGMRALLRSMLPDKFADITAVSALYRPGPMGADSHNKYAHRKNGRQPIEPIHPALAEALEPVLGETYGLIVYQEQVMAIAQVLAGFSLGAADNMRRAMGKKKKEELDKQYAGFEAGMLERGYPKDAVKTLWEILVPFADYAFNKSHSAAYGVITYWTAYLKANYPTEYMAALLTSVKDDKDKMAIYLNECRRMKIQVLPPDVNESAHNFTAVGRDIRFGLTAVRNVGSNVVDGIVEARREKGRFTDFNDFLSKVPATVCNKRVIDSLIKAGAYDDMKHLRRALVAIHETAVDQYVDIKRNEAIGQDSLFAGLGDDDGGDGGFGVSVAIPDIDEWDKMTLLGHEREMLGLYVSDHPLLGLEHVLSNGTDCTIGQLVTDESRAHNSTVTVAGLVTSIQRKITKNGDPWATVTLEDLEGAIDVLLFPSSYRLAAPYLTEDAIIRVRGQLDTDREPAQLRGQEVTVPDLERGSDGPVVISLPSTRCTGPVVAQLREVLTSHAGLTEVRLQLLSRDSTKLMRLGDNLRVTPSSALFADLKQLLGPGCLAG from the coding sequence ATGGCTGCTGACGCCGGGGACTTCGTCCACCTGCACGTCCACACCGAGTACTCCATGCTCGACGGAGCGTCGCTGCTCGACGGGCTGTTCACGCGGGTCAACGACCTCGGCATGTCGGCGATCGCGATGACCGACCACGGCAACCTCCACGGCGCCTACGACTTCTACTCCAAGGCCAAGAAGTACGGCGTCCAGCCGATCATCGGCATCGAGGCCTACATCACCCCCGGCACCCAGCGCGGTGAGCGGCGCCGGGTGCGCTGGGGCCAGAGCAACACCGCAGACGCCGCCGAGGAGGGCGGCAATGATGTGGCCGGCGGTGGCGCCTACACCCACATGACGATGTGGGCGGAGTCCACCGAGGGGATGCACAACCTCTTCCGGCTCTCCTCGCGCTCGAGCCTGGAGGGCTACTACTTCAAGCCCCGGATGGACAAGGAGATCCTCGCCGAGCACAGCAAGGGGATCATCGTCTCCACCGGCTGTCCCAGCGGCGCGATCCAGACCCGGCTGCGCCTGGGACAGTGGGACGAGGCGGTCCGCGAGGCGGCCGAGTTGCAGGACATCTTCGGCAAGGAGTCGGTCTTCCTGGAGCTGATGGACCACGGCATCTCCATCGAGAAGCGGGTCCGCGACGACCTGCTGCGCCTCGGCAAGGAGCTCGGCATCCCGCCGATCGCCACCAACGACTCCCACTACAACAACCCCGAGGACGCCGACGCCCACGACGCCCTCATCTGCGTCGCCTCCGGCAAGCGGCTCTCCGACCCCAACCGGCTCAAGTTCGACGGCGGCGGCTACTACATCAAGTCCGCCGCCGAGATGCGCGAGCTGTGGGCCGACCGGTTCGGCATGCCCCAGGCCTGCGACAACACCGTCGCGATCGCGGAGCGCTGCTCGGTCGAGTTCACCGAGTCCACCGGCGGCTACATGGCCCGCGCCGACATCCCGGCCGGCGAGACCGAGGAGTCTTGGTTCCGCAAGGAGGTCTGGCGCGGGATCGAGGCGCGCTACCCCGGCGACAAGCTGACCCAGGAGGTCAAGGACCGGGTCGAGATGGAGCTCGGCGTCGTCTCCCAGAAGGGCTACTGCGGCTACTACCTCGTGGTCGCCGACTTCATCCAGTGGTCCAAGCGCAACGGCATCCGGGTCGGCCCCGGCCGTGGCTCGGGTGCGGGCTCGATCGCGGCGTACGCGCTCAGCATCACCGACCTGTGCCCGCTCGAGCACGGCCTGTTCTTCGAGCGCTTCCTCAACCCCGAGCGCCCCTCGATGCCCGACTTCGACATCGACTTCGACGACGCGCGCCGCGGCGAGGTGATCCAGTACGTCAGCGAGAAGTACGGCGCCGAGCGGGTCGCCCAGATCGCCACCTTCGGCCGGCTCAAGGCCAAGGCCGCGATCAAGGACGCCGCCCGCGTGCTCGACCACGGCTTCGCGATCGGCGACAAGATCACCAAGGCGATGCCGCCCGACGTCATGGGCAAGGGCGTGCCGCTCAAGGAGATCTTCAACCCCGAGCACAAGCGCTACAACGACGGCGGCGAGTTCCGTGCGCTCTACGAGTCCGACGCCGACGTGCGCACCATCTACCAGACCGCCGTCGGCCTCGAGGGCCAGATCCGCAACTGGGGCGTGCACGCCGCCGGCGTGATCATGTCCAGCGAGCCGCTGATCGACATCGTGCCGATCATGGCCCGCCCCCAGGACGGCGCGGTGATCACCCAGTTCGACTACCCGATGTGCGAGTCGCTGGGCCTGGTCAAGATGGACTTCCTCGGCCTGTCCAACCTGCGCATCCTCGAGGACGCGCTGGTCAACATCAAGGCCAACAAGGGCGAGGACGTGGTCCTCGAGGAGCTCGGCTTCGACGACAAGGCGACCTACGAGCTGATGGGCCGGGGCGACACCCTGGGCGTGTTCCAGCTCGATGGTGGTGGCATGCGCGCGCTGCTGCGCTCGATGCTGCCCGACAAGTTCGCCGACATCACCGCGGTCAGTGCGCTCTACCGCCCCGGCCCGATGGGTGCCGACTCCCACAACAAGTACGCCCACCGCAAGAACGGGCGCCAGCCGATCGAGCCGATCCACCCGGCCCTCGCCGAGGCGCTCGAGCCGGTGCTGGGGGAGACCTACGGCCTGATCGTCTACCAGGAGCAGGTGATGGCGATCGCCCAGGTCCTGGCCGGCTTCTCCCTGGGCGCCGCCGACAACATGCGCCGCGCCATGGGCAAGAAGAAGAAGGAGGAGCTCGACAAGCAGTACGCCGGCTTCGAGGCCGGCATGCTCGAGCGCGGCTACCCCAAGGACGCGGTCAAGACGCTCTGGGAGATCCTGGTCCCGTTCGCCGACTACGCCTTCAACAAGTCCCACTCCGCGGCCTACGGCGTCATCACCTACTGGACCGCCTATCTCAAGGCCAACTACCCGACCGAGTACATGGCCGCGCTCCTGACGTCCGTCAAGGACGACAAGGACAAGATGGCGATCTACCTCAACGAGTGCCGCCGGATGAAGATCCAGGTGCTCCCCCCCGACGTCAACGAGTCCGCCCACAACTTCACCGCGGTCGGCCGTGACATCCGCTTCGGGCTCACCGCCGTGCGCAATGTCGGCTCCAACGTCGTCGACGGCATCGTCGAGGCCCGGCGCGAGAAGGGCCGGTTCACCGACTTCAACGACTTCCTGTCCAAGGTGCCGGCCACGGTCTGCAACAAGCGGGTGATCGACTCGCTGATCAAGGCCGGCGCCTACGACGACATGAAGCACCTCCGCCGGGCGCTGGTCGCGATCCACGAGACCGCTGTCGACCAGTACGTCGACATCAAGCGCAACGAGGCGATCGGCCAGGACTCGCTGTTCGCCGGCCTGGGCGACGACGACGGAGGTGACGGCGGGTTCGGCGTGAGCGTGGCGATCCCCGACATCGACGAGTGGGACAAGATGACCCTGCTCGGCCACGAGCGCGAGATGCTCGGCCTCTACGTCTCGGACCACCCGCTGCTCGGCCTCGAGCACGTCCTGTCCAATGGCACCGACTGCACCATCGGCCAGCTGGTCACCGACGAGAGCCGGGCCCACAACTCGACGGTGACGGTGGCGGGACTGGTCACCTCGATCCAGCGCAAGATCACCAAGAACGGCGACCCGTGGGCCACGGTGACCCTGGAGGACCTCGAGGGCGCGATCGACGTGCTGCTGTTCCCGAGCAGCTACCGCCTGGCCGCGCCCTATCTCACCGAGGACGCGATCATCCGGGTCCGCGGCCAGCTCGACACCGACCGCGAGCCGGCTCAGCTGCGCGGCCAGGAGGTCACCGTCCCCGACCTGGAGCGGGGCAGCGACGGCCCGGTCGTGATCAGCCTGCCCTCGACCCGGTGCACCGGGCCGGTGGTGGCCCAGCTGCGCGAGGTGCTGACCAGCCATGCCGGCCTGACCGAGGTCCGGCTGCAGCTGCTGAGCCGCGACTCCACGAAGCTGATGCGGCTGGGGGACAATCTCCGGGTGACTCCCTCGTCCGCGCTGTTCGCCGACCTCAAGCAGCTCCTCGGTCCCGGGTGCCTGGCCGGATGA
- a CDS encoding LON peptidase substrate-binding domain-containing protein: MTDQLPMFPLNAVLYPGVSVPLHVFEDRYRALVHHLLRTEDPSQRLFGSVAIREGYEVGDHGTQSLYRVGVRLQLTDVEARGDGSFDVVAVGRDRIQLDRLLTSGEFPVGEVTLVPGPDTEVPEEVEQQARAVFTAYRHVLRSIAGDPLQGELPKDPTYLSWTLAACTPLPMGERQQLLEAADATERLVLVTDLLRAELRAINVITSLPATEVARTRWSPN, encoded by the coding sequence GTGACCGACCAGCTCCCGATGTTCCCGCTCAACGCGGTGCTCTACCCGGGAGTCAGCGTGCCGCTGCACGTCTTCGAGGACCGCTACCGCGCGCTCGTGCATCACCTGCTGCGCACCGAGGACCCCTCGCAGCGGCTGTTCGGGTCGGTGGCGATCCGGGAGGGCTACGAGGTCGGCGACCACGGCACCCAGTCGTTGTACCGGGTCGGGGTGCGGCTCCAGCTGACCGACGTCGAGGCGCGGGGCGACGGCAGCTTCGACGTCGTGGCCGTCGGTCGCGACCGGATCCAGCTCGACCGGCTGCTGACCAGTGGGGAGTTCCCCGTCGGCGAGGTCACCCTGGTCCCCGGCCCGGACACGGAGGTGCCCGAGGAGGTCGAGCAGCAGGCCCGAGCGGTGTTCACGGCCTACCGGCACGTGCTGCGCTCGATCGCCGGCGACCCGCTGCAGGGCGAGCTGCCGAAGGACCCGACCTACCTGTCGTGGACGCTCGCGGCGTGCACCCCGCTGCCGATGGGCGAGCGACAGCAGCTGCTCGAGGCGGCCGACGCCACGGAGCGGCTGGTCCTGGTGACCGACCTGCTGCGCGCGGAGCTGCGCGCGATCAACGTGATCACCTCGCTGCCCGCAACCGAGGTCGCGCGCACCCGGTGGAGCCCCAACTGA
- the hisD gene encoding histidinol dehydrogenase: MIRRIDLRDAGAGSATVDYRAAVPRADFDIEAAVPAVHAICEEVRTRGLDAIVEFGERFDGVRVDDIRVAPEALRSALDNLDPDIRAGLEESIRRLRATCANELEQDAVTDLGPGARVTHRKVPVGRVGLYVPGGLAPLVSSVLMNVVPAQTAGVGSIALASPPQKEFGGAVHPTILAACALLGVEEVYAVGGAQAIAMFAYGTGPCRRVDLVTGPGNIWVVTAKRILKGQVGIDSEAGPTEIAILADDTGNAAYVAADLISQAEHDPLAASVLVTTSERLAAEVEAELDVQVAATKHSERITTSLGGKQSGIVLVRDLEQGLEVVDAYAAEHLEIHTEDAAGWAARVRNAGAIFVGPHAPVSLGDYCAGSNHVLPTAGCACHSSGLSVRAFTKSVHVIDYSAAALAEVAGHVVTLAEAEDLPGHGAAVTVRSTR; encoded by the coding sequence CTGATCCGTCGCATCGACCTGCGTGACGCCGGTGCTGGCTCGGCCACCGTCGACTACCGCGCAGCAGTGCCCCGTGCCGACTTCGACATCGAGGCGGCGGTGCCGGCGGTGCATGCGATCTGCGAGGAGGTCCGCACCCGCGGCCTGGACGCGATCGTGGAGTTCGGGGAGCGCTTCGACGGCGTGCGCGTCGACGACATCCGGGTCGCGCCCGAGGCGCTGCGCAGCGCGCTCGACAACCTCGATCCCGACATCCGCGCGGGTCTGGAGGAGTCGATCCGGCGGCTGCGGGCGACCTGCGCCAACGAGCTCGAGCAGGACGCGGTCACCGACCTGGGGCCCGGGGCCCGGGTGACCCACCGCAAGGTGCCGGTCGGCCGGGTCGGCCTCTACGTGCCGGGCGGCCTCGCGCCGCTGGTGTCCTCCGTGCTGATGAACGTCGTCCCCGCCCAGACCGCGGGTGTGGGGTCGATCGCGCTGGCGAGCCCGCCCCAGAAGGAGTTCGGCGGTGCCGTCCACCCCACGATCCTGGCGGCGTGCGCGCTGTTGGGCGTCGAGGAGGTGTACGCCGTCGGCGGTGCCCAGGCGATCGCGATGTTCGCCTACGGCACCGGACCCTGCCGGCGGGTCGATCTCGTCACCGGCCCCGGCAACATCTGGGTGGTCACCGCGAAGCGGATCCTCAAGGGCCAGGTCGGGATCGACTCCGAGGCCGGCCCGACCGAGATCGCGATCCTGGCCGACGACACCGGCAACGCCGCCTATGTCGCGGCCGACCTGATCAGCCAGGCCGAGCACGACCCGCTGGCCGCCTCCGTCCTGGTCACGACCTCCGAGCGGCTCGCCGCCGAGGTGGAGGCCGAGCTCGACGTCCAGGTCGCGGCGACCAAGCACAGCGAGCGGATCACGACCTCGCTCGGCGGCAAGCAGTCCGGCATCGTGCTGGTCCGCGACCTCGAGCAGGGACTCGAGGTGGTCGACGCCTACGCCGCCGAGCACCTCGAGATCCACACCGAGGACGCCGCCGGCTGGGCCGCGCGGGTGCGCAACGCCGGTGCGATCTTCGTCGGCCCGCACGCCCCGGTGAGCCTGGGCGACTACTGCGCCGGGTCCAACCACGTGCTCCCGACGGCCGGCTGCGCGTGCCACTCCTCGGGGCTCTCGGTGCGTGCGTTCACCAAGTCCGTCCACGTCATCGACTACTCCGCCGCCGCGCTCGCCGAGGTCGCCGGGCACGTCGTGACCCTCGCCGAGGCCGAGGACCTGCCCGGCCACGGCGCCGCCGTCACGGTCCGGTCGACGCGATGA
- a CDS encoding TraR/DksA family transcriptional regulator, protein MARSTKKSLAGQAATAARKIIRPRKTAATAAAPAKKTAAKPAAPAKKAAPAKKAAPAKKAAPAKKAAPAKKAAPAKKAAPAKKAAPAKKAAPAKKAAPAKKAAPAKKAAPAKKAAPAKKAAPAKKAAPAKKAAPAKKAAPAKKAAPAKKAAPAKKAAPARKAAPAKKAAPAKKAATRKATPGSLVVLEHEEAWSAAELAEVLAELHEQREASARILEEQEADLSGLLRDSGDGAGQDQADLGATSFERDHELTVLNHEREKVAQIDRALARIDDGTYGVCESCGNPIGKMRLMAFPRATLCMTCKQREEKHGVR, encoded by the coding sequence ATGGCCCGCAGTACGAAGAAGTCGTTGGCCGGTCAGGCCGCCACCGCCGCCCGGAAGATCATCCGCCCGCGAAAGACAGCCGCCACGGCCGCGGCCCCGGCGAAGAAGACCGCCGCGAAGCCCGCCGCGCCCGCGAAGAAGGCGGCTCCCGCGAAGAAGGCGGCGCCGGCCAAGAAGGCGGCTCCCGCGAAGAAGGCGGCTCCCGCGAAGAAGGCGGCTCCCGCGAAGAAGGCGGCTCCCGCGAAGAAGGCCGCTCCCGCCAAGAAGGCGGCCCCGGCCAAGAAGGCCGCTCCCGCCAAGAAGGCGGCTCCGGCCAAGAAGGCGGCCCCCGCAAAGAAGGCGGCCCCCGCGAAGAAGGCGGCCCCCGCGAAGAAGGCGGCCCCCGCGAAGAAGGCGGCCCCCGCGAAGAAGGCGGCCCCCGCGAAGAAGGCGGCCCCCGCGAAGAAGGCGGCCCCCGCGAAGAAGGCGGCCCCCGCGAGGAAGGCGGCCCCCGCGAAGAAGGCGGCCCCCGCGAAGAAGGCCGCGACCCGGAAGGCCACCCCCGGCTCCCTGGTCGTCCTCGAGCACGAGGAGGCCTGGTCGGCCGCCGAGCTGGCCGAGGTGCTGGCCGAGCTCCACGAGCAGCGCGAGGCGAGCGCCCGGATCCTGGAGGAGCAGGAGGCCGACCTGAGCGGCCTGCTGCGCGACTCGGGCGACGGCGCCGGCCAGGACCAGGCCGACCTCGGGGCGACCAGCTTCGAGCGCGACCACGAGCTGACCGTGCTCAACCACGAGCGGGAGAAGGTGGCCCAGATCGACCGGGCCCTGGCGCGCATCGACGACGGCACGTACGGCGTGTGCGAGTCCTGCGGGAACCCGATCGGCAAGATGCGGCTGATGGCGTTCCCGCGTGCCACCTTGTGCATGACGTGCAAGCAGCGCGAGGAGAAGCACGGCGTTCGCTAG
- a CDS encoding DivIVA domain-containing protein has protein sequence MPLTPEDVSNKRFTPVRLREGYDMGEVDQFLDEVEAELARLTQENDDLRAKLAAAQAGSSSATFDAPTQLAPVPETLPEPPAPAPVAAPAPVEPVVAAPAPVAAPAPAATGGVETIRVETVPEASNAAARLLEIATRNADELVEDAKNEADKIVGEARTKSERLASEAKVKADRLESDARTRAEMLDAETAERRTQLFGDLEKERDKLSAEVETLRSFEREYRSRLKSYFTQQLESLQTPGDTLAPVEEAPAPKRLRSILGEEEA, from the coding sequence TGGGCGAGGTCGACCAGTTCCTGGACGAGGTCGAGGCCGAGCTCGCCCGCCTGACCCAGGAGAACGACGACCTTCGCGCGAAGCTCGCCGCCGCGCAGGCCGGGTCGTCGTCGGCGACCTTCGACGCTCCGACCCAGCTGGCGCCGGTGCCCGAGACCCTGCCCGAGCCGCCGGCTCCGGCCCCCGTCGCCGCGCCCGCCCCGGTCGAGCCCGTCGTCGCCGCTCCGGCCCCCGTCGCCGCGCCCGCGCCGGCCGCCACCGGCGGTGTCGAGACGATCCGGGTCGAGACCGTGCCCGAGGCGTCGAACGCCGCGGCCCGCCTGCTCGAGATCGCCACGCGCAACGCCGACGAGCTCGTCGAGGACGCCAAGAACGAGGCCGACAAGATCGTCGGCGAGGCCCGCACCAAGTCCGAGCGGCTCGCCTCCGAGGCCAAGGTCAAGGCCGACCGCCTCGAGTCCGACGCCCGCACCCGCGCCGAGATGCTCGACGCCGAGACCGCCGAGCGTCGTACCCAGCTCTTCGGCGACCTCGAGAAGGAGCGCGACAAGCTCTCCGCCGAGGTCGAGACGCTGCGCTCCTTCGAGCGCGAGTACCGCTCGCGGCTCAAGAGCTACTTCACCCAGCAGCTCGAGTCGCTGCAGACGCCGGGCGACACCCTGGCGCCCGTCGAGGAGGCCCCGGCCCCCAAGCGACTGCGCTCCATCCTCGGCGAGGAAGAGGCCTGA
- a CDS encoding GNAT family N-acetyltransferase: protein MTPTELLLRPATPADVPGIAAVQVAARASAAMPPGIHGPEEIRTYLAARFGAAENWVAEAGGRVVGYARFTREWLNDLYVDPAHQGAGVGGALLDLVKARHPEGFSLWVFEQNAPARAFYAARGLVEREHTDGSENEERAPDLRMEWAPGSVGGSS, encoded by the coding sequence GTGACGCCCACTGAGCTGCTGCTGCGCCCCGCGACGCCGGCCGACGTGCCCGGGATCGCGGCGGTCCAGGTCGCGGCCCGGGCGAGCGCGGCGATGCCGCCGGGGATCCACGGTCCCGAGGAGATCCGGACCTATCTCGCCGCGCGATTCGGCGCGGCCGAGAACTGGGTCGCCGAGGCCGGGGGCCGGGTGGTCGGCTACGCCCGGTTCACCCGCGAGTGGCTCAACGACCTGTACGTCGACCCGGCCCACCAGGGCGCCGGCGTGGGCGGCGCCCTGCTGGACCTGGTCAAGGCCCGCCACCCCGAGGGGTTCAGCCTGTGGGTCTTCGAGCAGAACGCCCCCGCGCGGGCCTTCTACGCCGCTCGCGGACTGGTCGAGCGCGAGCACACCGACGGCTCGGAGAACGAGGAGCGGGCCCCGGACCTGCGGATGGAGTGGGCGCCCGGATCTGTCGGAGGGTCGTCCTAG
- the lspA gene encoding signal peptidase II, which yields MTAARRAPLDHHDDGPGRSGALLAHPRGWLLFAAVAAVMVAIDQVAKVLAVRHLAGEPDRELVGELLQLHLTYNPGAAFSLGTRFTVVIACLAWVATLVVLWVSRRVVSKVWAVGLGLLLAGIDGNLIDRMVREPGPFRGHVVDFLMLPNWPVFNVADICINVGVGLILLQVLRGVNLDGTRATSAEAKEQA from the coding sequence ATGACGGCAGCGCGACGAGCTCCGCTCGACCACCACGACGACGGACCCGGCCGCTCCGGAGCGCTGCTGGCCCACCCGCGCGGGTGGCTGCTCTTCGCCGCGGTCGCCGCGGTCATGGTGGCGATCGACCAGGTCGCGAAGGTGCTGGCCGTGCGCCATCTCGCCGGCGAGCCGGACCGTGAGCTCGTCGGCGAGCTGCTGCAGCTGCACCTGACGTACAACCCGGGGGCGGCCTTCAGCCTCGGCACCCGGTTCACCGTCGTCATCGCCTGCCTGGCCTGGGTCGCGACCCTGGTCGTGCTGTGGGTCAGCCGCCGGGTCGTCAGCAAGGTCTGGGCGGTCGGCCTGGGCCTGCTGCTGGCCGGCATCGACGGCAACCTGATCGACCGGATGGTCCGTGAGCCCGGTCCGTTCCGGGGCCACGTCGTCGACTTCCTGATGCTGCCGAACTGGCCGGTCTTCAACGTCGCCGACATCTGCATCAACGTGGGCGTCGGGCTGATCCTGCTCCAGGTGCTGCGCGGGGTGAACCTCGACGGGACCCGCGCGACCAGCGCCGAGGCGAAGGAGCAGGCATGA